Genomic segment of Bacteroidota bacterium:
TCGGATGGAAATGTTATGAAGGAAATATGTTGCGGCCCGGTCCTCTTTGTGATACTATAATCGCGGATTTTGATTTTCCGGTTTTTGTTTATCCGCATGATATAGATTCGGGAGGATTTGCAATAACCGGAGGATTTGTTTATCGCGGATCAGAATTTCCGGATCTTTATGGAAAATATATTTTCTGTGATTATGTGAGTGGAAATTTTTGGACCATGGAAGAAAATGCTTCCGGATTTTGGACAACAGAATTCTATGGATATGTAGTTGACCATATCACTTCTTTTGGTGAAGATGTAAATGGTGAATTATTTGCCTGTGTAAATCAAACCGGAAATATTTATAAAATAATTGATAACTGCGAAAGTTTTAATTTATCTGCTGCAATTACAGATGCATCTGCATCTACTATTAATAATGGCGCTGTAGATCTTATTTTGTCGGGTGGGCAATCACCCTTTACATTCAATTGGAGCAACGGTTCTACCACGGAAGATATTTCTTCTTTATTTGCCGGTGAATATAATGTAATTGTTAATGATAATATCGGATGTTCAAAATTATTAACCACAACTGTCGATAATTTATGCGGTCCGGCCACTGGAATTATTTCCACTCCATCCACAAATTCCGTAAATATTAATTGGGATGATGTTGGTTCGGTTGGATATAGAATTTTTTATAAACCTGTAGGTCCCGGTTCTTTTACTCAAATTAATACCCCTGTTTCCAATATTAATATCAGTGGTTTAATTCCTTCCACAAATTATACCTTTAAAATAAAAAATAAATGTCCCGGAGCTCCGGGAATTTTTACAACAAATGGAAATTTCACCACTCTTCCACTAAAAAATGATGGAGGAGATGTTGAAAATTCTATTATTATTTATCCTAATCCTGCTAATGATATAATTTATTATAATGGATTAACAGAAATGAATTTAATTTCAGTTTCTGATATAAATGGTAGAATTGTTAAATCACAGGTTGCAGAAATAAATGGCTTCATGGAAATTGCAGATATTGCAGCGGGTATTTACATTATTAAATTCAAGAGTGAGTCCGGTGAAATGATATACAAATTCGTTAAGAAATAAATAATTTACCAAAATACTTGTTTACTAATATATTTTTCTATTTTCGTATCGAAATAATATTTTAGCTCCTGACTCCCACACGACATTTAACTCACTTTAAAAGACAATTTTATGCAAATGAATTTACGAAAATTATGCGCACTTACAGCTATTGCACTTTGCGCTCACATCTCTGTGAATGCGCAGGTTGT
This window contains:
- a CDS encoding PQQ-dependent sugar dehydrogenase, with product MRIYFTLLCSVFLLYCKAQPKPGAVLIAAGFTEPVDIVHAGDDRLFIVERTGKIKILFPDSSVTTFLDITSNVGSEGGEQGLLGLVFHPEYATNGYFYVNYTDLLGDTHISRFSVSGADPDVADPFSELNLIFLDQPAANHNGGDLNFGPDGYLYIFMGDGGGAGHNRSQQIIDNKFGKILRLDVDGGTPYTIPSDNPYVGIPGDDEIWAIGLRNPWRCNFDRLTGDLFLADVGSESWEEINVIKSDTAEFFNFGWKCYEGNMLRPGPLCDTIIADFDFPVFVYPHDIDSGGFAITGGFVYRGSEFPDLYGKYIFCDYVSGNFWTMEENASGFWTTEFYGYVVDHITSFGEDVNGELFACVNQTGNIYKIIDNCESFNLSAAITDASASTINNGAVDLILSGGQSPFTFNWSNGSTTEDISSLFAGEYNVIVNDNIGCSKLLTTTVDNLCGPATGIISTPSTNSVNINWDDVGSVGYRIFYKPVGPGSFTQINTPVSNINISGLIPSTNYTFKIKNKCPGAPGIFTTNGNFTTLPLKNDGGDVENSIIIYPNPANDIIYYNGLTEMNLISVSDINGRIVKSQVAEINGFMEIADIAAGIYIIKFKSESGEMIYKFVKK